CGGCAGGAGTAGTAACATTCACAGAGATTGGTCCGGGCAAAGTTCTTTCCGGACTTATCAATAAAATCAAAAAGGAGTGGTCCAAATGAATTTAAAAGGTAAAGTTGCAGTTGTAACAGGAAGTGGCCGTGGAATCGGGAAATCAATTGCGTTAAAACTGGCAAAAGCTGGAGCGGACGTAGTAATTAGTGATATTAACCTGGAAATTGCGCAAGCCACTGCTTCAGAAATCGAAAGCTTAGGCGTAAAAAGTATTGCTCTTAAATCAAATGTTGCCAATTCTGCCGATGTTGAAGAATTTTTCAAAGAAGTCTATACACAAATGGGAAAAGTTGATATATTAGTAAACAATGCTGGCATTACAAAAGATACTCTCATCATGAAAATGTCTGAAGATGAATGGGATGCAGTAATAAGCGTTAACCTAAAAGGTGTCTTTAACTGCACAAAAGCTGTTTACCGAAACATGATGAAGCAGAGATCAGGAAAAATCGTTAACATCGCATCAGTTGTGGGAATAACAGGGAACGCTGGACAGGCGAATTACTCCGCATCAAAAGCTGGAGTTATCGGTCTCACAAAAACAACCGCAAGAGAACTGGCATCTCGCGGGGTTAACGTAAACGCAGTAGCACCAGGTTTTATTGCTACAGATATGACAGATAAGTTATCTGATGAAGTTAAAGAAGCTGTAAATAAAAAAATCCCATTTGGTGAAATGGGTACACCAGAAGATATTGCTAATGCGGTATTGTTTTTAGCTTCTGAGGAGGCTAAATATATAACAGGACAAGTTCTTGTTGTAGATGGTGGCATGGTAATGTAATAGAATTTATAATATAGGTAATATAAAGGAGGTGAAAACAGAAGATGACAGAAGAGGAAGTATTTAATAAAGTTAAAGCCGTGGTAGTTGATCAACTAGGAGTTTCTGAAGATGAAGTAACCAGAGATGCTGCATACGTAGACGATTTAGGAGCAGATTCTCTTGACACTGTTGAGTTAGTTATGGCACTTGAAGAAGAATTCGATACAGAGATACCAGATGAAGACGCTGAAAAATTAACCACTGTTGGAAGTACTGTAGATTACATTGTTTCTAATATATAATAATTGTTTTATTAACGCTATAACGCGGATTTATATTGATAAATCCGCGTATGTTGAGTTTGCATAAAAGGATCAATTCATGAATTTACCTCAATTAAAAATTGGTAATCTTGTTGCTGCGATACCCATAATCCAAGGGGGAATGGCGGTAAGAATATCTACTGCACCATTAGCAGCTGCAGTAGCAAATGCCGGTGGTATCGGCGTAATCGGTGGCTCAGGAATGGGCATCGAAGAACTAAAAGACCAAATAAAAAAAGCCAAAGAACTTGCACCAAATGGAATAATCGGCGTAAACATTATGTTCGTCGCAAGAGAATTCTTTCAATTAGTTGAAGCTGCTATTAGTAGCGGAGTTGACTTGATTATTACCGGAGCAGGATTTTCGCGAGATGTTTTCAAATATGGAGAGAAGTACAAAATTCCAATAGTATCAATTGTTTCTTCAGTAAAAACAGCCATACTTGCAGAAAAATGCGGTGCAGATGCAATTATTGTTGAAGGAAAAGAAGCTGGTGGACACTTAGGGACTGATAGACCAATGCGAGAAGTTCTTACAGAAGTTCTTGAAGTTATCAAAGGATTACCAGTAATAGCTGCCGGAGGGATTACGAATGGCACTGAAATTGCCGAGCTAATTAAAAAAGGCGCAGCAGGTGTGCAGATGGCCACACGTTTTGTACTTTCAAAAGAATGTGATGTTTCTGATAAATTCAAACAAATGTACCTTTCTGCAAATAAAGAAGACATCGTCGTTTTTCAAAGCCCTGTCGGATTACCTGGCAGAGCATTACGTAACAAATTCGTCTCAAAAGTCCTTGATGGATCGATTGAGTTTTTTAAATGTTCATACCAATGCATGAAAAAATGTTCTTTTAGATTTTGCATTATTGAATCACTTATAAATGCACAGAAAGGTGACATCGATAATGCAATTATTTTCTCTGGTGAGAATGTCTGGAAAATGAAAGAAATCCTTCCAGTAAAAGATATATTTTCACGACTTGTAAAAGAAGCGGAAGCAAATTAGAAGGGAACGGTTAGAATGAAAAAAAGAGTAGTCATCACCGGACTAGGAACGGTAAACCCACTAGGAAATAACGTAAACACATATTGGGAAAACTTATGTGCAGGCAAAAGCGGAATTGATTTTGTCACACGCTTCGATGCGAGTGATTACACAACCAAAGTTGCCGGAGAAGTAAAAGGCTTTAATCCTGAAGAATATCTGGAGAAAAAAGAAGCTCGCAGGATGTCAAGATTCATACAATTTGCAGTTGCAGCATCAAAACAGGCAGTTGCAGACTCAAATTTAGACATCTCTAAAGATGCTGACAAAATCGGAGTTATTATCGGATCTGGCATCGGCGGCATAGAAGTACTTGAACAACAAGCATACGTTTTAAAGGATAAAGGCCCGAATAAATGTTCCCCTTTTATGGTTCCGATGATGATAGCAGATATGGCCGCAGGACAGGCTTCTATTTCGATCGGAGCAAAAGGCCCGAACTCATGCACTGTCACCGCATGTGCTTCAGGAACTTACTCAATCGGTGATTCATATAATCTTATTCAAGATGGCAAAGCGGTAGCGATGGTAACAGGTGGAGCAGAAGCTGCGATTACCCCGTTAGCATTTGCTGGATTTTGTGCTGCGAGAACAATGTCAACCGTAACAGAGAATCCGCAAACAGCCTCAAAACCATTTGACCTCAATAGGGATGGATTTGTTATGGGTGAAGGCAGCGGCATGCTGGTGCTCGAAGAACTTGAGCATGCACTTGCTCGCGGAGCAAAGATTTATGCAGAGATCGTTGGGTACGGGTCTTCAGGAGATGCCTTCCATATAACTGCTCCGGCAGATGATGGAGAAGGCGCATCCCGTGCTATGAAAGAAGCCTTAATTGATGCCAATATAAAACCTGAAGTAATTGATTATATAAATGCACACGGGACATCCACAGAACTCAATGACAAATATGAAACAATGGCTATAAAAACTATTTTTGGAGCTCATGCAAAAAATGTCACAATTAGTTCTACAAAATCAATGACTGGACACCTTCTAGGTGCTGCAGGTGCCATTGAAGCAGTAGCGCTAGCCTTAGTTATACAGGATAACATAATACCTCCTACAACCAATTATTCTACACCTGATCCATTATGTGACCTCAACTACACTCCCAACCAAAAAGCGTCAAAAACGGTAACGTATGCGATGTCGAATTCCTTTGGATTTGGTGGACATAACGGGGTTATTATTTTTAAAAAATATAGTAAGTAATGGCACGACAGTCCGCTGTTAATACAGCTATCGAGTACCAACTGAGAATCCAAGGCTATATCCAAGTAGCCGGAGTTGATGAAGCAGGTCGGGGTTCGATGGCTGGACCTGTTGTCGCAGCTGCTGTCATCTTACCTATTAACATTGACATCCCCCACCTCAATGACTCAAAACAGCTCAAACCGCAAAAACGCAATGTACTCTTCGATGAAATAAACAAAAAAGCAACAGCAATTGGAATAGGTATTGTCTGTCATAAACTGATAGACAAGCATAATATCCTGCAAGCAACTTTTATGGCGATGAAAAAGGCACTTGAAAGACTGCCCTTTAAGCCAAACTATGTCATAGTAGATGGAAACCGCGCAATCCCTGACCTCACAATTAAACAGCAAGCTATTGTTGGTGGAGATGGACAGTCCGCCAGTATTGCCGCTGCTTCAATAATCGCAAAAGTGACCAGAGACAGGATCATGGACAACATGCATAACAGGTATCCTCAATATGATTTCTTGTCGAATAAAGGGTATGGAACAGCAGCCCATCAAGAAGTCATTTTCACCCAAGGATTATCTCCTATCCATAGAAAAAGCTTCCAGATCAAAAAACAGCTGAAGTTATTCTAAAAAGGAAATAATGCCAAATAACAATAAAACTATCGGGGATACGGGAGAACACTTGGCGATAGATTATCTTAAAAAAGAAGGAATCTCTATCGTAACAACGAACTTTCATTCCCGTTATGGAGAAATTGATATCATAGCACTCGATAACGACACACTCTGTTTTATTGAAGTAAAAAATTATTCTCCGCGCAATTATATCTCGGTTTACCATGCGATATCAAAACAAAAAAAGCAGAAAATCATCAAAACTGCTCGATACTATCTTTTAAAAAACCAGGTTACTTGCCCTTGCCGGTTTGACGCGTTATTGATATCGGGAAAAGTGATAGAGTATATCAAAGGAGCCTTTTGTTGATAAGCAGAGACACATAGATTATCGCAATACTGAAATTTTTACCTTATTTATGAGTTTTTTACCGTTACAAACTACTTTGATAACACCAAGGTAAACACCATTCTTAGCATAGGAGCCTGAATCGTCCCTACCGTCCCAGGTAAGTTCATAATAGAGGTCAGCGACAATCGGGAATCCCTGCCGTAGGCAACCTTGTCCAATTTTATTACCATTCAGATCAAAAACCGACATTTCAACACTATCCGCTTGTTTCGTAAGTCGAAAGCCAACCCTCAGATAATCGGCTGTTTGATCTTTTGCAGGATTAAAAGGACTGGGATAAACCACCGCTTCAGAAGATTGGGCAGTAGGCCCGAGAAGGACTAAGTCATCTGATATACGTACCGCTCCGATCAGCGTTTGCGACAAGAGATTATTCTTGCCATCAATAGCTCCAACATAAATTGAATAGTGGCCGGCAGGCATGCTCAGCGGCAATAAAAACTGATAAAAACCACCTGAATGAGTTACCGTTCCGCTAGAAATACTCCCAGTAGCAACTACCTGTCCCAGGCTATTGTTTATGGTTATAGACATATCCACAATAGAACTAATCTCAACAACTGTGAGCAACAAATACCTACCCGCACTCATAATCGAGGGATTTTTCATAGTCACTGCCGGTGGATCGATATCGTAGGTATAGACAGTCCGAACTGGTCCGGTTACAACATTTGCGGGATTCAAGTCACATACAACAATAAAATAGTTAAGGGAGGTTTCTATATCAAGTGCCGGAACAATGGCTTGAAAAAGAGGACTACCAGCACTAACCCGGCTCATAACTTCCTGCTTATAAGTATTCTCCGAAGCTGTTTTCCAAAACAATACAGTAGTTATATTTTCGGTCATTACAGGAGAAATATTGTCAACAATATTTGCTGTAATTATAATTGGGTTGAGAGGAAGGAAATACGTTACCGACGATTCTGTCACCGTAGGTTTAACTGTGTCGGCAGCAATAAGAGCTCTCACAGGATTGATCCGGCCATTTCCAAAATATTTGTCCCAATGCGGAGTACCCAGGTCATCGGCCGTCTGTTCCATAATTGATCTAATCTGTGCTCCGGTAAGGTCCGGGTTCGTCTGCTTCATGAGCGCTGCCAATCCTGCGACAATCGGCGTAGCTTGTGAAGTCCCGCTCAAATGCATATACTTCGCATTATCTGCTACAACAGGTGTATCACTTCCAATATAGGGAGTATAACCATTTGTGCCATACAAATGGGTTAAAGCAGAGAATATTCGGCTTCCAGGAGCCACCAGGTCCAAAGAGCTTCCATAATTACTAAAATCAGCCCGCGTAATTAGGTCTTGATTAAGAGCACCGACTGAAATAACTGCCGGAACTGCAGAAGGATATTCATAGTCTGCGAGCTCACCATCTCCTCCATCATTTCCGGCTGCCGCAACTAAAACGATCCCGGCTGCAGACGCTTGGTTACAGGCATCTCTTATAACATTTTCTTCCTCACTCCAAAAAAAGCGGCTCCCGATACTCATATTAATCACATCAGCATGATTACTAATAGCAAACTGAATTGCACTAACCAGCATATCAGAAGTGCCTCCGTTAACGACCCAGGTACCATATTCAACAATAAGATCTGTGAACATCTTAATTGCCATAATCTTAGCATTAGTAGCTACCCCGACGCCTCCGATACCATTATTGCATACGGCAGCGATAATACCAGAAACATGGGTACCGTGCCCATCATAATCCATCGGATCATAATCGTTATAATAAGGATCATACCCATGATTCCCTTCTCCATCGGCCCACATATTGGCAGCCAGATCAGGATGGTTATAATCTACACCGGTGTCAATTACTGCAACTATCGGGGAACCCTGTGCTGAAGCGATATCCCAGGCTGCAGAGATATTTAGCCCGAACAGATCATATTTATCAGTGAAATTAAAATAAGGATCGTTAGGGATTGGTACTGGCTGTGATGAAAGGTGAACATAATAATTTGGCTCAGCGAACTCTGTCAAATTGGTCTTTTTTAGTTGCTCAACAACCTGGAGGACTGGGATCTCAGCATTAAAGGTTACCAGATAATATCTCTCGAAATGGCTTAAAATCTCAAGCAGCCGTAGCTTCGACTCAAAAGATTTATAGCTGGTTACTCGCATCGATTGAGTATTCTGTCGCTTAATTATCTTTTTGATGCCCACATGTTTGTCTTGCTTTATAGCCATTTGACTAAGGTTCCCATCAAGTACATGCAGTAGTTGTTCCGGAGCGATGGCAGCCTGTTTTAGTTTTACAATAACCTCACCTTCCTTATAGGGAAGGTGAGGTTGAGTTGCCTGCGCAGTATAACAAAATAAAAGGGAATTAATTAAACATACAGCGATTAAACGGATAAGCATACTCTAATTATATCATCCCTATTATCGACACTCAACTTTGTACATGGTATAATGTAAATTCAATAAATGTGCATAGAGAGTTATTAGGGATTGGTTGCTCTATGATAGCACTCTTTGTTAGCAATCAATACTAAAACGGAGGTACCTATAAGAATGAAAGTAAGTATTGTAGGCTGTGGTCATTTTGGTAGTATCTTAGCATATACCCTGTTTTTAAGAAATTTTCTGGATGAAATCACACTCATTGATGAAGACATTAACAAGGCAACGAGAACCGCTTACGATCTCAATCAAGCCTCTCCGATTGTCGGTTCAACAAAGGTATTTTCAGGTGGCTTCGAAAAGCTCATCGACGCGGATATCGTTGTCATAGCAGCAGGAATTAGAAGAAAAGAAGGAGATTCCCGCCTTGACTTATCATATCAGAATTATCCTATTGTACAGGATATTACAGAAAAAATCGCCGAATACAACACGAAATGTATTCTCATAGTTGCTACTAATCCGGTAGATATTATGACATATGTAGCGCTTAAAGTCTCCGGATTCCCAAAGGAACGAGTTATTGGACTGGGAACACTTAATGACATGATCAGAATGAGGTATTTTATAGCATCAAAGCTTCAACTCAACCCTCGGGATATTAATCTCATTATTATTGGGGAACATGGAGATTCCATGGTACCGTTATTTTCATCAGCTAATGTTGCCGGAATCCCCTTAAACAAAATAATAGGATTCGATGACCTCATAAAAAAAGAAGTTATAGAAAAAACCAGAAAAAGCGGAGAAAAAATAATTTCATTGGGAGGTTCTCCGTCATATGCTCCAGCCACTGCAGCAACCCTGCTCATAGAAAACATAGCTTTCAATTCAAAAAACATTGTTCCGGTTTCTACCTTTTCTTCAAATATCTATGAAATCGAGAACATTTGCCTTAGCTTGCCTGCAAGAGTTGGCAGCAAAGGAATTGAGGAAATATTAGTTCCGTCACTCAATGAAGACGAATTGACCCTATTGCATCATTCTTACGAAACATTGCAGAAAGAAATTGATAAGCTATTTAAAAATTAATAGCGACGTTTCCTAAAAGTGACCATAAGTAATAATTCTTACTGCTATTATTCTGAATATAGTCCTTCGATTCTACCAGGATGGCAGAAAGGTTGATCTTGATATTATTAACGACTTCCTTAACCAGCAGTCCATTAATAGGCACAAGGATTTCCAAATCAATTTTCCCTTCCTGTTCAAGGTAATTTTGACGACTTATGACAGTGTCCTCCGTATTACCTCCGGTACTTATGTCCTTTTGTTGTTGAGCTTCATTCGTATTTGTTCCCCAGACCGTATTTCGTTTATAGGTTGCAGTTCCCTTAACATTGTTGATTTGAAACGGCACATAATCAAGCGTTAATAGCGACCGGAACCCCTTTACGGAAGGCTTCCCCTTCTCAGATATAAAATCGAAATAATGATTGTACCCAAGGGTCATTTTACCAATATTTACGCGGAACATCTGATATATGATTTTGTCGCACCCGATAATCGCTCCAGGAACAATAGAATATTTTTTATAGAACAAATTGTTAAATGTGGCAGGCATTTCCTGCCTGTTTTCTTCATATCGAGAGTAAATACCGGACATTTTAAAATCGACATTAGAAATCGCAGCCCACTGCAAACCGGTTAAATATTCCTCATTTTTCGTAGCTTTTCTTTTTGAAAAATCATTCAGGACCTCTCCAGAAGACAGATTCTCCGTAGTATTCCTATTTTCCCATTCCTTTCGGGAATTACCAGTCCAGGATGTTTCTAAGGTCAGATTCGTTATCAAAGGCATCAGCATATTCACTTTTTTTGTCTCATCGCTATTCCTCACCGTATCATTGGTCTTATCGGTTCTCTGCGTAATAATAAAATTATCAATTTTGTCATATAAATAGGAGGATTTAACAGTTCGAAAGGGAACTACATTATAGAGCATTTTCGTTCTAAAAGTATTGGATACACTCCGGCTTTGTTCAGTACTTTCGACAATTGATAGATTCTGAGAAGGATAGTACCGCTTATCAACTACAGTTTTTTCTTCAGAATTCTCAACCACATATGAAAGGTCCGAGTCTCCCAAAGTAAGCATATCCATGACAGAAATCCCGGTAAGCCCTGTCAGACCTATTTCCGGCAATTTAATATAAAGATCATTCTTCTGAGAAAATTTAGGTTTATCTGTAGTAACAGTGTTCGAGGTAGCGTATTTCAAGACCAGTTGATGCTCCTTATTAGATTCTTGAGCATAACTATTATTATATCGAATATTTGGCAGTGGGGTAAACAAATA
Above is a window of Candidatus Margulisiibacteriota bacterium DNA encoding:
- a CDS encoding beta-ketoacyl-ACP reductase; this encodes MNLKGKVAVVTGSGRGIGKSIALKLAKAGADVVISDINLEIAQATASEIESLGVKSIALKSNVANSADVEEFFKEVYTQMGKVDILVNNAGITKDTLIMKMSEDEWDAVISVNLKGVFNCTKAVYRNMMKQRSGKIVNIASVVGITGNAGQANYSASKAGVIGLTKTTARELASRGVNVNAVAPGFIATDMTDKLSDEVKEAVNKKIPFGEMGTPEDIANAVLFLASEEAKYITGQVLVVDGGMVM
- a CDS encoding acyl carrier protein, with product MTEEEVFNKVKAVVVDQLGVSEDEVTRDAAYVDDLGADSLDTVELVMALEEEFDTEIPDEDAEKLTTVGSTVDYIVSNI
- a CDS encoding nitronate monooxygenase encodes the protein MNLPQLKIGNLVAAIPIIQGGMAVRISTAPLAAAVANAGGIGVIGGSGMGIEELKDQIKKAKELAPNGIIGVNIMFVAREFFQLVEAAISSGVDLIITGAGFSRDVFKYGEKYKIPIVSIVSSVKTAILAEKCGADAIIVEGKEAGGHLGTDRPMREVLTEVLEVIKGLPVIAAGGITNGTEIAELIKKGAAGVQMATRFVLSKECDVSDKFKQMYLSANKEDIVVFQSPVGLPGRALRNKFVSKVLDGSIEFFKCSYQCMKKCSFRFCIIESLINAQKGDIDNAIIFSGENVWKMKEILPVKDIFSRLVKEAEAN
- the fabF gene encoding beta-ketoacyl-[acyl-carrier-protein] synthase II codes for the protein MKKRVVITGLGTVNPLGNNVNTYWENLCAGKSGIDFVTRFDASDYTTKVAGEVKGFNPEEYLEKKEARRMSRFIQFAVAASKQAVADSNLDISKDADKIGVIIGSGIGGIEVLEQQAYVLKDKGPNKCSPFMVPMMIADMAAGQASISIGAKGPNSCTVTACASGTYSIGDSYNLIQDGKAVAMVTGGAEAAITPLAFAGFCAARTMSTVTENPQTASKPFDLNRDGFVMGEGSGMLVLEELEHALARGAKIYAEIVGYGSSGDAFHITAPADDGEGASRAMKEALIDANIKPEVIDYINAHGTSTELNDKYETMAIKTIFGAHAKNVTISSTKSMTGHLLGAAGAIEAVALALVIQDNIIPPTTNYSTPDPLCDLNYTPNQKASKTVTYAMSNSFGFGGHNGVIIFKKYSK
- a CDS encoding ribonuclease HII; the protein is MARQSAVNTAIEYQLRIQGYIQVAGVDEAGRGSMAGPVVAAAVILPINIDIPHLNDSKQLKPQKRNVLFDEINKKATAIGIGIVCHKLIDKHNILQATFMAMKKALERLPFKPNYVIVDGNRAIPDLTIKQQAIVGGDGQSASIAAASIIAKVTRDRIMDNMHNRYPQYDFLSNKGYGTAAHQEVIFTQGLSPIHRKSFQIKKQLKLF
- a CDS encoding YraN family protein, whose protein sequence is MPNNNKTIGDTGEHLAIDYLKKEGISIVTTNFHSRYGEIDIIALDNDTLCFIEVKNYSPRNYISVYHAISKQKKQKIIKTARYYLLKNQVTCPCRFDALLISGKVIEYIKGAFC
- a CDS encoding L-lactate dehydrogenase produces the protein MKVSIVGCGHFGSILAYTLFLRNFLDEITLIDEDINKATRTAYDLNQASPIVGSTKVFSGGFEKLIDADIVVIAAGIRRKEGDSRLDLSYQNYPIVQDITEKIAEYNTKCILIVATNPVDIMTYVALKVSGFPKERVIGLGTLNDMIRMRYFIASKLQLNPRDINLIIIGEHGDSMVPLFSSANVAGIPLNKIIGFDDLIKKEVIEKTRKSGEKIISLGGSPSYAPATAATLLIENIAFNSKNIVPVSTFSSNIYEIENICLSLPARVGSKGIEEILVPSLNEDELTLLHHSYETLQKEIDKLFKN